One stretch of Amycolatopsis sp. NBC_00345 DNA includes these proteins:
- a CDS encoding helix-turn-helix transcriptional regulator — protein MPVLVQRSGLLEAVADGLRAGGQVVLHGPAGIGKSTVLDAVAAAARERGDVVVRLYPEPADRELPFSAVADLFAALPETELPAGQAAAVATVLRRTSADGQGVDPLAVRFALTTLLAAAGSVLLTIDDARYLDPDSAGTLRYALRKVPKVGVLVVGPATGLGGFDQVDVTVPPMDGDEIAELLAAEGVPYRLAWTIHRLSGGFPTLAKELGRSEDGAATELARAWITQVSPQVRATLLVAALASAPTLRLLRRACGPTGETDVKAATAAGLLTLDGGEPRFTAEILPATLVADSDWAQRAAAHAALAETVEERKQAVYHRAMTVDEPDLTMAAELEEAAEDAVRLGDWSTAAEFGWLAAERTPASQPQVRLERLVAAATRAGRAGRLDLARRAADQALANDDSADTGVRVRLAVVDASGQALDECGELLAEAEVMAGEDAALLASVLVRQAIRANLADGDPVRARAAAARAAVLAARGADASTEVMALTMQARMERVLGDPAARQTLDLALNVPGQPEPVDLDNSPRFLAARHAFFDDRLDVARSLLLPLLPAARQAGATEYVEICRSLAEVEARAGRCADALEYARRAVATTSRLGLSPGPSWYTAAVAETAGGTFARAAEYARHGVEASHQERDRVFQSRNLHALGLIELVTGEPARAVEILRQVSQAEASQQVADPALLRWHGDFAEALAATGAVAEARALIDEVRRQAEFLSQQGVLAVLDRSLATCLAAEGDTTGALTLLSTVEDRFDRLPLERGRTLMAIAKVERRKRRWAAARTALEAAAEVFAEAHARPWRELAVAAIGPAPGVGGSELTAAEQRLCDLVAQGASNQEAADRSFLSVKTVEATLTRIYRKLGVSSRTQLSNLRHAQ, from the coding sequence ATGCCCGTCTTGGTCCAGCGCAGTGGGCTGCTGGAGGCGGTGGCCGACGGGCTTCGCGCCGGGGGCCAGGTCGTTCTGCACGGCCCCGCCGGCATCGGCAAGTCCACCGTGCTCGACGCTGTCGCGGCTGCGGCCAGGGAGCGTGGCGACGTCGTGGTGCGCCTGTACCCAGAGCCGGCTGACCGGGAGTTGCCGTTTTCGGCCGTCGCGGATCTCTTCGCCGCCTTGCCCGAGACCGAGCTGCCGGCTGGGCAGGCGGCCGCGGTTGCCACCGTGCTCCGCCGCACCTCGGCCGACGGCCAAGGGGTGGATCCGCTGGCCGTCCGGTTCGCGTTGACCACGCTGCTCGCTGCCGCGGGCTCGGTGCTGCTCACCATCGATGACGCCCGATACCTGGATCCGGACAGCGCGGGCACGCTGCGTTATGCGCTGCGCAAGGTGCCCAAGGTCGGGGTGCTTGTGGTCGGCCCCGCGACCGGCCTCGGCGGCTTCGACCAGGTCGACGTGACGGTGCCGCCGATGGACGGCGACGAAATCGCCGAACTGCTGGCCGCCGAAGGTGTCCCCTACCGGCTCGCCTGGACTATCCACCGGCTCAGCGGCGGGTTCCCCACCTTGGCCAAGGAGCTGGGACGGTCGGAGGACGGTGCCGCGACCGAGCTCGCCAGGGCGTGGATAACCCAGGTGTCTCCCCAGGTCAGGGCCACATTGCTAGTCGCGGCGCTGGCCAGTGCGCCGACCTTGCGGCTGCTGCGGCGCGCGTGCGGGCCGACGGGGGAAACCGACGTAAAGGCCGCCACCGCGGCCGGGCTGCTCACCCTGGACGGCGGTGAGCCACGGTTCACCGCCGAGATCCTGCCCGCCACACTCGTCGCCGACAGTGACTGGGCGCAGCGCGCCGCGGCCCATGCCGCCTTGGCCGAGACCGTCGAGGAGCGCAAACAGGCCGTCTACCACCGGGCGATGACCGTTGACGAGCCGGATCTGACGATGGCTGCCGAGCTGGAAGAGGCGGCGGAGGACGCCGTCCGCCTCGGTGACTGGTCCACCGCGGCGGAGTTCGGTTGGCTCGCCGCGGAGCGGACGCCGGCGTCACAGCCCCAGGTGCGGCTGGAACGGCTGGTCGCGGCGGCCACCCGGGCCGGTCGGGCGGGGCGTCTGGACCTCGCTCGCCGCGCGGCCGATCAGGCGTTGGCGAACGACGATTCCGCCGACACCGGGGTCCGGGTGCGGCTGGCTGTTGTCGACGCCTCGGGCCAGGCTCTCGACGAATGCGGTGAACTGCTGGCCGAGGCCGAGGTGATGGCCGGTGAGGACGCGGCGTTGCTGGCAAGTGTGCTGGTGCGGCAGGCGATCAGGGCCAACCTGGCCGACGGGGACCCGGTGCGCGCGCGGGCCGCCGCCGCCAGAGCCGCCGTGCTTGCCGCTCGCGGGGCCGACGCCAGTACGGAGGTCATGGCGCTGACCATGCAGGCGAGGATGGAACGGGTGCTGGGAGATCCGGCCGCGCGGCAGACCTTGGACCTGGCGCTGAACGTACCGGGTCAGCCCGAACCGGTGGACCTGGACAACTCGCCGCGCTTCCTCGCCGCTCGGCACGCGTTTTTCGACGATCGGCTCGATGTGGCGCGCTCGCTGTTGCTGCCGCTGCTGCCCGCGGCCCGGCAGGCGGGGGCGACCGAGTACGTGGAGATCTGCCGCAGCCTGGCCGAGGTCGAGGCCAGGGCGGGCCGGTGCGCGGACGCCCTGGAGTACGCGCGGCGTGCCGTCGCCACGACGAGCCGGCTCGGTCTGTCGCCGGGCCCGAGCTGGTACACCGCCGCCGTCGCGGAGACCGCGGGCGGCACCTTCGCGCGGGCCGCCGAGTATGCGCGGCACGGCGTCGAGGCGTCCCATCAGGAGCGGGACCGGGTGTTCCAGTCCCGGAATCTGCACGCGCTCGGGCTGATCGAATTGGTGACCGGTGAGCCGGCCCGCGCGGTGGAGATTCTGCGGCAGGTCAGCCAGGCGGAAGCCAGCCAGCAGGTCGCCGACCCCGCGTTGCTGCGCTGGCACGGGGACTTCGCCGAGGCACTGGCCGCGACCGGCGCGGTGGCCGAGGCCCGTGCGTTGATCGACGAGGTGCGTCGCCAAGCCGAGTTCCTCAGTCAGCAGGGGGTACTGGCTGTTCTCGATCGTTCTTTGGCCACTTGTCTTGCGGCAGAAGGAGATACAACCGGCGCACTGACACTGCTGTCCACTGTGGAGGATCGATTCGACCGGCTTCCCCTGGAACGGGGGCGGACCTTGATGGCGATCGCCAAGGTGGAGCGCCGGAAACGACGCTGGGCCGCGGCACGAACCGCGCTGGAGGCCGCGGCGGAGGTATTCGCCGAAGCCCACGCCCGGCCCTGGCGCGAGCTGGCCGTCGCGGCGATCGGCCCCGCCCCCGGCGTCGGCGGCTCGGAACTGACCGCGGCCGAACAACGGCTGTGCGACCTGGTCGCCCAGGGCGCGAGCAACCAGGAGGCCGCGGACCGGAGCTTCCTGAGCGTCAAGACGGTCGAGGCGACGCTCACCAGGATCTACCGCAAACTGGGCGTCTCGTCTCGAACGCAGCTGAGCAATCTGCGCCACGCACAGTAA
- a CDS encoding LacI family DNA-binding transcriptional regulator: MADVAAKVGVSRALVSLIFRDQPGASKETRDRVFAAAEELGYHPDNAARLLARGRSRTLGVVLTVHQPFQADLVEGIYPEAERLGYDVLLSASAPGRDEAKSVEALLSHRCEALILLGPTSDYRYLDELGHRTVVAVIGRRLPGARVDSVHTADTKGVRQAIDYLVELGHREIVHIDGGKDPGSADRRRAYRAAMRRHKLADRVIPGAHNEDAGMAAGRLLLEEKQLPTAVFASNDRCAIGLMHTLGRAGLDTPKDLSVVGYDDSHLSHFSHIDLTTVRQDADSLAEHAVRAAITRLDDSTVAPGEMVLDPKLVVRGTTGPPGERPTKVGKNLS; this comes from the coding sequence CGCGTCTTCGCCGCCGCCGAGGAGCTGGGCTACCACCCGGACAACGCCGCCCGCCTGCTCGCCCGGGGCCGCAGCCGCACCCTGGGCGTGGTGCTGACCGTGCACCAGCCGTTCCAGGCCGATCTCGTCGAAGGCATCTACCCCGAGGCCGAGCGCCTCGGCTACGACGTCCTGCTGTCGGCGAGCGCGCCCGGCCGCGATGAGGCGAAGTCGGTCGAGGCCCTGCTCAGCCACCGCTGCGAGGCGCTGATCCTGCTGGGCCCGACGTCCGACTACCGGTATCTCGACGAGCTCGGGCACCGGACGGTGGTCGCCGTCATCGGGCGCCGGCTGCCCGGCGCGCGGGTGGACAGCGTGCACACCGCCGACACCAAGGGCGTCCGCCAGGCGATCGACTACCTCGTCGAGCTGGGCCATCGCGAGATCGTGCACATCGACGGCGGCAAGGACCCCGGCTCAGCCGACCGGCGGCGGGCGTACCGCGCGGCGATGCGGCGGCACAAGCTGGCCGACCGGGTCATTCCCGGCGCGCACAACGAAGACGCGGGAATGGCGGCCGGGCGGCTCCTGCTCGAGGAGAAGCAACTGCCGACAGCGGTCTTCGCGAGCAACGACCGCTGCGCGATCGGGCTCATGCACACCCTCGGCCGCGCCGGGCTGGACACGCCGAAGGACCTGTCCGTGGTCGGCTACGACGACAGCCACCTGTCGCACTTCTCCCACATCGACCTCACCACCGTCCGCCAGGACGCCGACAGCCTCGCCGAACACGCGGTCCGCGCGGCCATCACCCGGCTCGACGACAGCACCGTCGCCCCGGGCGAGATGGTGCTCGACCCCAAACTCGTCGTGCGCGGTACCACCGGGCCGCCGGGGGAACGCCCGACGAAGGTGGGGAAAAACTTGTCATAA